From the Candidatus Brocadiia bacterium genome, one window contains:
- a CDS encoding DUF4234 domain-containing protein, giving the protein MVKHRNVVLVYIFSIITFGIYYLYWVVSTKNEINRLGAKIPTAWLIIVPIANIYWAYKYCEGFAQNVKKDNNALLWFILYIIVSIVMPAIIQSELNKLAKPA; this is encoded by the coding sequence ATGGTAAAGCACAGAAACGTGGTTTTGGTATATATATTTTCAATAATAACCTTCGGGATTTATTATCTTTATTGGGTGGTTTCGACCAAGAATGAAATAAACAGGCTGGGCGCGAAAATACCCACCGCCTGGCTGATAATAGTCCCGATAGCGAACATTTATTGGGCCTATAAATATTGCGAGGGTTTCGCCCAGAACGTCAAGAAAGACAATAACGCCTTGCTTTGGTTCATCCTGTATATCATAGTCAGTATAGTTATGCCGGCCATAATCCAATCAGAGCTGAATAAACTGGCCAAACCGGCATAG
- a CDS encoding ABC transporter permease: MFERIKQIVIKEFIQMFRDPRMRMIIFVPPIIQMIIFGYAVSTDVKNIPTAVYDLDNSAASRELAGRFVNSPYFKLVKRVSTDREAEQLVNDSRVSAVLRFNPGFERDLSARRTAQLQLILDGTDSNTAAVIMTYASRIVEAYSTNILKDRAAILLSTGQLPGIDLRSRVLFNEDLVSRNFFIPGVIALIVTIITLLLTSMAIVREKEMGTIEQLIVSPIAPWELIMGKLLPFAVIGLADVVLVAVVGVFWFDVPIRGNPLVLFSSVILYLLTTLGIGLFISTIASTQQEAMMTTFLLIFPALLLSGFVFPIQNMPQGIQYLTYLNPLRYFLVIIRGVFLKGTGLGVLWPQMLALLIIGVAIISFSTLRFRKRVS; the protein is encoded by the coding sequence ATGTTCGAGCGGATAAAACAGATAGTCATCAAGGAATTCATCCAGATGTTCCGCGACCCGCGCATGCGCATGATTATATTCGTCCCGCCCATCATCCAGATGATAATCTTCGGATATGCTGTCTCGACCGACGTCAAGAACATTCCCACGGCGGTTTACGATCTGGACAACAGCGCGGCCAGCCGCGAGCTGGCCGGCCGGTTTGTCAATTCGCCTTACTTCAAGCTGGTTAAGCGCGTGTCCACCGACCGCGAGGCCGAGCAGCTCGTCAACGATTCCCGGGTCAGCGCCGTGCTCCGCTTCAATCCAGGGTTTGAACGCGATCTGAGCGCCCGGCGCACCGCCCAACTGCAGCTGATACTCGACGGCACCGACTCCAACACCGCCGCCGTGATAATGACCTACGCCAGCCGGATAGTCGAGGCCTACTCGACTAACATTCTTAAAGACCGTGCGGCCATCCTGCTCTCGACCGGCCAATTACCGGGAATAGACCTGCGCAGCCGGGTGCTCTTCAACGAGGACCTGGTCTCGCGCAACTTCTTCATCCCAGGCGTCATCGCCCTGATTGTCACCATCATCACCCTGCTGTTGACCTCGATGGCCATTGTCCGGGAGAAAGAGATGGGCACCATCGAACAGCTGATAGTCAGCCCGATAGCGCCGTGGGAATTGATTATGGGTAAGTTATTACCCTTTGCCGTCATCGGGCTGGCCGACGTGGTCCTGGTGGCCGTGGTCGGCGTCTTCTGGTTCGACGTGCCCATCCGGGGCAACCCGCTGGTTCTTTTCAGTTCGGTCATCCTTTATCTTTTGACCACGCTGGGCATCGGGCTGTTCATTTCCACCATCGCCTCAACCCAGCAGGAGGCAATGATGACCACCTTCCTGCTCATCTTTCCGGCCCTTCTGCTTTCCGGGTTCGTTTTTCCCATCCAGAATATGCCCCAGGGTATTCAGTATCTGACCTATCTTAATCCCTTAAGATACTTCCTGGTAATCATCAGGGGGGTATTCCTCAAAGGAACGGGTTTGGGCGTGCTCTGGCCGCAGATGCTGGCGCTGTTGATTATCGGCGTGGCCATCATCAGCTTCAGCACCCTGCGCTTCCGCAAGAGAGTATCTTAA